The proteins below come from a single Crossiella sp. CA-258035 genomic window:
- a CDS encoding fused response regulator/phosphatase, whose amino-acid sequence MGDQEGGERYSIVLVEDDRGDAFLVEELLAEAGLNVELHWARSVAAARAHLRPGVHCVLLDLNLPDAEGFQALHTVLERVPGAAILVLTGHADEHRGVQAVAAGAQDYLVKGQVDGGLLAKAIRFSVERKRVEVGLRKLREAALVAQENSRLERGLLPTPLLADPRIGYRSRYRPGRSQSLVGGDFYDLVEAEDGTLYTLIGDVSGHGPDEAALGVCLRAGWRTLVLAETSPERMLPALNRKIIRHPYPRMVFATVCMLVFSPDRTAVDLYLAGHPPPIALAGQDTRQLPEQPSGPALGIFESAEWPAQRLELPPEWTLMLYTDGLFEGKTGRGRERLGEDGLVRLLRAHSVAAATQQEWLDELINEVQQLNGGPLTDDVALLQLSFRSGAE is encoded by the coding sequence GTGGGTGACCAAGAGGGCGGCGAGCGGTACTCGATCGTGCTGGTCGAGGACGACCGGGGGGATGCGTTCCTGGTCGAGGAGCTGCTGGCCGAGGCCGGACTGAACGTCGAGCTGCACTGGGCGCGCAGTGTCGCGGCCGCGCGGGCGCACCTGCGGCCGGGGGTGCACTGCGTGCTGCTGGACCTCAACCTGCCCGACGCCGAGGGCTTCCAGGCCCTGCACACCGTGCTGGAGCGGGTGCCCGGCGCGGCCATCCTGGTGCTCACCGGGCACGCCGACGAGCACCGCGGCGTGCAGGCGGTGGCCGCCGGCGCGCAGGACTACCTGGTCAAGGGGCAGGTCGACGGCGGGCTGCTGGCCAAGGCGATCCGCTTCTCGGTGGAGCGCAAGCGGGTCGAGGTCGGGCTGCGCAAGCTGCGCGAGGCCGCGCTGGTCGCCCAGGAGAACTCCCGGCTGGAACGCGGCCTGCTGCCCACCCCGCTGCTGGCCGACCCGCGCATCGGCTACCGCTCCCGGTACCGGCCCGGCCGCAGCCAGAGCCTGGTCGGCGGCGACTTCTACGACCTGGTCGAGGCCGAGGACGGCACCCTGTACACCCTGATCGGCGACGTGTCCGGGCACGGGCCGGACGAGGCCGCGCTCGGCGTGTGCCTGCGCGCGGGCTGGCGGACCCTGGTGCTGGCCGAGACCTCGCCGGAGCGGATGCTGCCCGCGCTCAACCGCAAGATCATCCGGCACCCGTACCCGCGGATGGTCTTCGCCACCGTGTGCATGCTGGTCTTCTCCCCCGACCGCACCGCGGTGGACCTGTACCTGGCCGGGCACCCGCCGCCGATCGCGCTGGCCGGCCAGGACACCCGGCAGCTGCCGGAGCAGCCCAGCGGACCGGCGCTGGGCATCTTCGAGAGCGCGGAGTGGCCGGCCCAGCGGCTGGAGCTGCCGCCGGAGTGGACGCTGATGCTGTACACGGACGGGCTGTTCGAGGGCAAGACCGGCCGGGGCCGGGAACGGCTCGGCGAGGACGGCCTGGTGCGGCTGCTGCGCGCCCACTCCGTCGCCGCGGCCACCCAGCAGGAGTGGCTGGACGAGCTGATCAACGAGGTGCAGCAGCTCAACGGCGGCCCGCTCACCGACGACGTGGCGCTGCTCCAGCTGTCCTTCCGCTCCGGTGCGGAGTGA
- a CDS encoding SpoIIE family protein phosphatase, whose amino-acid sequence MLASERTGSGDPEESEGNQERIAAFEDLPAIVWAFAGPRHVVVAANRAARASIGNRREVLGRPIREVMPEAAGQHIFPLLDEVYRTGKPMRGEERRVLIDVNGDGKAEEGYVSFSLVPRLAAGGAVIGLLAMVTDATGSVRGRLAAQAGEQRMSELRDEEHHIVRALQDSLLPTALPVLPGARLAARYATAGSVLSAGGDWYDAISLGDGRLAISVGDVVGSGPGAAAVMGQLRSALTAYLLAGMDLAEVITRLGEFARQTPQAAGATACVAVLDPARGELTYTSAAHPPIVRARPGRQAEYLPRAAGTPLALGAGEFEVRKAEVAADDLLIFYSDGAVDRTGQSPHRSAAGLLACAAEVAAELETSLESRCDRLLAGLLSSGPPEDDIALLLLRIQEPSAGLHRTVPGRSDQLGGLRRDLRDWLAEREIDGEDALAVQIAVGEATANAVEHAYADLEPGPVTLTADLDQTGTLRLTVTDSGNWRPPSEDPQGRGRGLLLMQAAMDTVRVRHTEDGTTIDLRRRLGAGPGREVEPGPDELGMDIGHGAHGPEVRLHGAIDSTTVDLVQPVLRRTSRGGALALTVDLAEVSYLASAGVRMFFELAAEAEAAGGRLVLCAPEGTSASYVARLTGLDAYVEVRAN is encoded by the coding sequence ATGTTGGCAAGCGAGCGCACGGGCAGCGGCGACCCCGAGGAGTCCGAGGGGAACCAGGAGCGGATCGCGGCGTTCGAGGACCTGCCCGCGATCGTCTGGGCCTTCGCCGGACCCCGGCACGTGGTGGTCGCGGCCAACCGGGCGGCCCGGGCCAGCATCGGCAACCGGCGCGAGGTGCTCGGCAGGCCCATCCGCGAGGTGATGCCGGAGGCGGCCGGTCAGCACATCTTCCCGCTGCTCGACGAGGTCTACCGGACCGGTAAACCCATGCGTGGCGAGGAACGGCGGGTGCTCATCGATGTCAACGGCGACGGCAAGGCCGAGGAGGGCTACGTCTCCTTCTCCCTGGTGCCCAGGCTGGCCGCGGGCGGAGCGGTCATCGGCCTGCTCGCCATGGTCACCGACGCCACCGGCAGTGTGCGTGGCCGACTGGCCGCCCAAGCCGGTGAGCAGCGGATGAGCGAGCTACGGGACGAGGAGCACCACATCGTGCGGGCGTTGCAGGACAGCCTGCTGCCCACCGCGCTGCCGGTGCTGCCGGGCGCGAGGCTGGCCGCCCGCTACGCCACCGCGGGCTCGGTGCTCAGCGCGGGCGGCGACTGGTACGACGCGATCAGCCTCGGCGACGGCAGGCTCGCGATCAGCGTCGGCGACGTGGTCGGCAGCGGGCCGGGCGCGGCCGCGGTGATGGGCCAGCTGCGCAGCGCGCTCACCGCCTACCTGCTGGCCGGCATGGACCTGGCCGAGGTGATCACCCGGCTGGGCGAGTTCGCCAGGCAGACCCCGCAGGCCGCGGGCGCCACCGCCTGCGTGGCGGTGCTGGACCCGGCGCGCGGCGAGCTGACCTACACCAGCGCGGCGCACCCGCCGATCGTCCGGGCCAGGCCGGGCAGGCAGGCGGAGTACCTGCCGAGGGCGGCCGGCACCCCGCTCGCGCTCGGCGCGGGCGAGTTCGAGGTGCGCAAGGCCGAGGTGGCCGCCGACGACCTGCTGATCTTCTACTCCGACGGCGCGGTGGACCGCACCGGCCAGTCCCCGCACCGCAGCGCGGCCGGTCTGCTGGCCTGCGCGGCCGAGGTGGCCGCGGAGCTGGAGACCAGCCTGGAATCCCGCTGCGACCGGCTGCTGGCCGGTCTGCTCAGCTCAGGCCCCCCGGAGGACGACATCGCGCTGCTGCTGCTCCGGATCCAGGAGCCCTCGGCTGGGCTGCACCGCACCGTGCCCGGCCGCTCCGACCAGCTCGGCGGGCTGCGCCGGGACCTGCGCGACTGGCTGGCCGAGCGGGAGATAGACGGCGAGGACGCGCTGGCCGTGCAGATCGCGGTCGGCGAGGCCACCGCGAACGCGGTCGAGCACGCCTACGCCGACCTGGAGCCCGGCCCGGTCACGCTGACCGCCGACCTGGACCAGACCGGCACGCTGCGGCTGACGGTCACCGACTCCGGCAACTGGCGGCCGCCGTCGGAGGACCCGCAGGGGCGGGGGAGGGGACTGCTGCTGATGCAGGCCGCGATGGACACGGTGCGGGTCCGGCACACCGAGGACGGCACCACCATCGACCTGCGCCGACGGCTGGGTGCGGGGCCCGGCCGGGAGGTCGAGCCCGGCCCCGACGAGCTGGGCATGGACATCGGGCACGGCGCGCACGGCCCGGAGGTCCGGCTGCACGGCGCGATCGACTCCACCACGGTGGACCTGGTGCAACCGGTGCTGCGCCGCACCAGCAGGGGCGGCGCGCTGGCGCTGACCGTGGACCTGGCCGAGGTCAGCTACCTGGCCAGTGCCGGGGTGCGGATGTTCTTCGAGCTGGCCGCCGAGGCCGAGGCCGCGGGCGGACGGCTGGTGCTGTGCGCGCCGGAGGGGACCTCGGCCAGCTACGTGGCCAGGCTGACCGGGCTGGACGCCTACGTGGAGGTGAGGGCCAACTGA
- a CDS encoding STAS domain-containing protein produces the protein MSTADEFAEDQTRAAALIDLDSAASTELAGVLKVGGEVDLLTTPLLKTGIEEQLARSRPLLVIDLTGVSFLGSSGLAALVEAREAAQDKGTALRLVAGNRSVFRPLATTGLSTLFDLRETLEEALAAPI, from the coding sequence GTGTCGACGGCCGATGAGTTCGCGGAGGACCAGACTCGCGCGGCGGCGTTGATCGACCTCGACTCGGCGGCCTCGACCGAGCTAGCCGGGGTGCTCAAGGTCGGCGGCGAGGTCGACCTGCTCACCACCCCGCTGCTCAAGACCGGCATCGAGGAGCAGCTGGCGCGCAGCCGCCCGCTGCTGGTCATCGACCTGACCGGGGTCTCGTTCCTGGGTTCCAGCGGCCTGGCCGCGCTGGTCGAGGCCAGGGAGGCGGCGCAGGACAAGGGCACCGCGCTGCGCCTGGTGGCCGGGAACCGCTCGGTGTTCCGCCCGCTGGCCACCACCGGCCTGAGCACGCTGTTCGACCTGCGGGAGACCTTGGAGGAGGCGCTGGCCGCGCCGATCTGA
- a CDS encoding hemerythrin domain-containing protein → MTRDAVSLIKADHRVLERLFEQVKQADPKQRASLVHEVEARLNAHSRAEEEHVYPALIAADPDERGEVHHGAEEHLEAEELLTKAKESTLNFSGKFQKFVDAVQHHIEEEETDLLPALRKAVSADELKRLGEQFDKARRQHLAEAGITAEVPAQGETSGEPTKEELYEQAKAADIPGRSSMTKDQLAEAVRKA, encoded by the coding sequence ATGACTCGCGACGCCGTTTCGCTCATCAAGGCCGATCACCGGGTGCTGGAGCGGTTGTTCGAGCAGGTCAAGCAGGCCGACCCGAAGCAGAGGGCAAGCCTGGTGCACGAGGTCGAGGCGCGGTTGAACGCGCACAGCAGGGCCGAGGAGGAGCACGTCTACCCCGCCCTGATCGCGGCCGATCCCGACGAGCGCGGCGAGGTGCACCACGGCGCGGAGGAGCACCTGGAGGCCGAGGAGCTGCTGACCAAGGCCAAGGAGAGCACCCTCAACTTCAGCGGCAAGTTCCAGAAGTTCGTCGACGCGGTCCAGCACCACATCGAGGAGGAGGAGACCGACCTCCTCCCCGCCCTGCGCAAGGCCGTCTCCGCCGATGAGCTCAAGCGTCTCGGCGAGCAGTTCGACAAGGCGCGCAGGCAGCACCTGGCCGAGGCCGGGATCACCGCCGAGGTGCCCGCACAGGGCGAGACGAGCGGCGAGCCCACCAAGGAGGAGCTGTACGAGCAGGCCAAGGCCGCCGACATCCCCGGGCGGTCGAGCATGACCAAGGACCAGCTCGCCGAGGCAGTGCGCAAGGCCTGA
- a CDS encoding TetR/AcrR family transcriptional regulator, producing MSTIEFSGHGDPARSLALLWRTSERASRKGKPELNVDRIVRAAIGIADAEGLGALSMRRVAEELGVGTMSLYTYVPGKGELIDVMLDTVFGEITREHPPGTWRDRLEHVARQNKELYQRHNWLPYVLMSRPVLGPNVTAKYDHELSAIDGIGLSDVEMDSVLWLVLDFTHSAVRGAVESAVAAARSGVTDEQWWQAHAPLLGKVLDPARYPVASRVGQAAGMEHGAAADPAHNFEFGLARVLDGIEVLVKQRASGSAG from the coding sequence ATGTCGACTATCGAGTTCAGCGGCCACGGGGACCCGGCCCGCAGCCTCGCCCTGTTGTGGCGCACCAGCGAACGGGCCAGCCGCAAGGGCAAGCCCGAGCTGAACGTGGACCGGATCGTGCGCGCCGCCATCGGGATCGCCGACGCCGAGGGCCTTGGCGCGCTGTCCATGCGCAGGGTGGCCGAGGAGCTGGGCGTGGGCACCATGTCGCTCTACACCTACGTGCCGGGCAAGGGCGAGCTGATCGACGTCATGCTGGACACCGTCTTCGGCGAGATCACCAGGGAGCACCCGCCCGGCACCTGGCGGGACCGGCTGGAGCACGTGGCGCGGCAGAACAAGGAGCTGTACCAGCGGCACAACTGGCTGCCCTACGTGCTGATGAGCCGTCCGGTGCTGGGCCCGAACGTGACCGCCAAGTACGACCACGAGCTCAGCGCGATCGACGGCATCGGCCTGTCCGACGTGGAGATGGACTCGGTGCTGTGGCTGGTGCTGGACTTCACGCACAGCGCGGTGCGCGGCGCGGTGGAGTCGGCGGTGGCCGCCGCGCGCAGCGGGGTCACCGACGAGCAGTGGTGGCAGGCGCACGCGCCGCTGCTGGGCAAGGTGCTGGACCCGGCGCGCTACCCGGTGGCCAGCCGGGTCGGCCAGGCCGCGGGCATGGAGCACGGCGCCGCGGCCGATCCGGCGCACAACTTCGAGTTCGGGCTGGCCAGGGTGCTCGACGGCATCGAGGTGCTGGTCAAGCAGCGCGCTTCCGGCTCAGCCGGCTAG
- a CDS encoding DUF3817 domain-containing protein translates to MATKVKPGTLSRFRIMAYIVGVGLLLLVVVAMPLKYLADMPGPVAVIGPIHGFLYAIYLVLAFDLAIKSKWSIGGTLLVLLAGTVPFLSFVAERWVTRKVQAGERI, encoded by the coding sequence GTGGCAACAAAGGTGAAGCCGGGCACGCTGTCCCGGTTCCGGATCATGGCCTACATCGTCGGCGTCGGCCTGCTGCTGCTGGTCGTGGTGGCCATGCCGCTGAAGTACCTGGCCGACATGCCCGGCCCGGTCGCGGTCATCGGCCCGATCCACGGTTTCCTCTACGCCATCTACCTGGTGCTCGCCTTCGACCTGGCGATCAAGAGCAAGTGGTCCATCGGCGGCACCCTGCTGGTGCTGCTGGCCGGGACGGTGCCGTTCCTGTCCTTCGTGGCCGAGCGCTGGGTGACCCGCAAGGTGCAGGCCGGCGAGCGGATCTAG
- a CDS encoding TetR/AcrR family transcriptional regulator: protein MAQRTRLSPELRRAQLLKLGVELLSTRTLDELSIEDLAAEAGISTGLLFHYFGSKREFHLAVARAAAAQLLEFLAPDKALEPAPRMRQSLRGFVDYVSQNRDAYTSLVRGAATGDEAMRALFEETRTAIADIVLDNVRELGIESTPALVMTVRGWVAFVEEVTISWLREPRIDRDALLDLLERGFFQLAMVAVGADAVSPYLPDPS from the coding sequence CCGAACTCCGGCGGGCTCAGCTGCTCAAGCTCGGCGTGGAGCTGCTCTCCACCCGCACCCTGGACGAGCTCTCCATCGAGGACCTGGCCGCCGAGGCCGGTATCTCCACCGGCCTGCTCTTCCACTACTTCGGCTCCAAGCGCGAGTTCCACCTGGCGGTGGCCAGGGCCGCGGCCGCCCAGCTGCTGGAGTTCCTGGCCCCGGACAAGGCGCTGGAGCCCGCGCCGCGGATGCGGCAGAGCCTGCGCGGGTTCGTCGACTACGTGAGCCAGAACCGGGACGCCTACACCTCGCTGGTGCGCGGCGCGGCCACCGGCGACGAGGCCATGCGCGCGCTGTTCGAGGAGACCAGGACCGCGATCGCGGACATCGTGCTCGACAACGTGCGCGAGCTGGGCATCGAGTCCACCCCGGCGCTGGTGATGACCGTGCGCGGCTGGGTCGCCTTCGTCGAGGAGGTCACCATCAGCTGGCTGCGCGAGCCGCGGATCGACCGGGACGCCCTGCTGGACCTGCTGGAACGCGGCTTCTTCCAGCTGGCCATGGTGGCCGTCGGCGCGGACGCGGTGTCGCCGTACCTGCCCGATCCGTCCTGA